Proteins found in one Triticum aestivum cultivar Chinese Spring chromosome 4D, IWGSC CS RefSeq v2.1, whole genome shotgun sequence genomic segment:
- the LOC123095602 gene encoding cationic amino acid transporter 3, mitochondrial, which produces MALQIGGGGGFRSLMRRKPVDSDRARAEGQQLAKELNILELVAIGVGSTIGAGVYVLVGTVAREHAGPALAVSFLIAGIAAALSAFCYAELASRCPSAGSAYHYSYICIGEGVAWLIGWSLVLEYTLGGSAVARGISPNLALFFGGPDSLPWILARHQLPWFDVIVDPCAAALVLAVTALLCLGIKESSFVQAIVTIMNACVMLFVIIAGCYIGFQIGWEGYKVTDGYFPYGVNGVLAGSATVFFAYIGFDTVASTAEEVKNPQRDLPLGIGAALSICCLLYMMVAVVIVGIVPYFAMDPDTPISSAFAKHGMQWAMYVVTSGAVLALCSTLMGSLLPQPRILMTMARDGLLPSFFSDVNKHTQVPVKGTIVAGICAAALAFFMDVSQLAGMVSVGTLLAFTIVAVSILILRYVPPEEVPLSSSRRESMGLNQEYDEEKGRDPLGDDICDTSQIKDLIATEAMKDPLLEKQHKGKMDEMKRRKIAAFSIGSVCLGVLVLTASASATWLPFLPLCIGCIVGGVLLIPGLVVLCCIDQDDGRHSFGHSGGFMCPFVPFLPVVCILINTYLLINLGGDAWIRVGIWLLIGVLVYIFYGRTRSSLVDVVYVPVAKTDLRRSSSGFMS; this is translated from the exons ATGGCATTGCagattggcggcggcggcgggttccgGAGCCTGATGCGCCGGAAGCCGGTCGACTCCGACAGGGCCCGCGCCGAGGGCCAGCAGCTCGCCAAGGAGCTCAACATCCTCGAGCTCGTTGCGATCG GGGTTGGTTCGACAATTGGAGCTGGAGTATATGTTCTTGTCGGAACAGTTGCCAGGGAGCATGCTGGTCCAGCATTGGCAGTTTCATTCCTGATAGCTGGGATAGCTGCTGCACTTTCAGCATTCTGTTATGCCGAGCTTGCTAGCCGTTGCCCCTCTGCTGGAAGCGCGTATCATTATTCATATATCTGCATCGGCGAAGG TGTTGCCTGGCTGATTGGCTGGTCTTTGGTGCTGGAATATACTCTTGGCGGATCTGCTGTTGCCCGTGGCATATCCCCCAATTTA GCCTTGTTTTTTGGAGGACCAGATAGCTTGCCATGGATATTAGCACGGCATCAACTTCCATGGTTTGACGTTATTGTTGATCCCTGTGCTGCTGCTCTTGTTCTTGCTGTCACTGCTTTATTATGCCTAGGGATAAAAGAG AGCTCATTTGTACAAGCAATTGTGACGATTATGAATGCTTGTGTGATGCTATTTGTAATCATAGCTGGTTGTTATATTGGCTTCCAGATTGGATGGGAGGGCTATAAGGTTACTGACGG GTATTTTCCATACGGAGTAAATGGAGTGCTTGCTGGATCAGCAACTGTTTTCTTTGCATACATAGGCTTTGACACAGTAGCGAGTACTGCCGAGGAG GTGAAGAACCCACAACGAGATCTACCTCTGGGAATAGGAGCAGCATTGTCTATTTGCTGTTTGTTGTACATGATGGTCGCTGTTGTTATTGTTGGGATTGTACCGTATTTTGCTATGGACCCAGATACACCTATTTCATCCGCCTTTGCAAAACATGGAATGCAGTGGGCAAT gtaTGTCGTGACAAGTGGTGCTGTTCTTGCACTGTGTTCAACCTTGATGGGCTCACTTCTTCCACAG CCTAGAATACTGATGACCATGGCAAGAGATGGACTGCTGCCGTCTTTCTTCTCCGATGTGAACAAGCACACACAAGTACCTGTCAAGGGCACAATTGTGGCTGGTATCTGTGCTGCTGCTCTTGCCTTTTTCATGGATGTTTCTCAATTGGCAGGAATG GTCAGTGTAGGCACACTCCTCGCGTTCACCATAGTGGCAGTATCGATCTTGATACTCAGATATGTTCCTCCAGAGGAGGTCCCTCTATCATCATCTCGGCGAGAATCAATGGGTTTGAACCAAGAATATGATGAGGAAAAGGGTAGGGATCCACTTGGGGATGACATCTGTGACACATCTCAAATAAAGGATTTGATTGCGACAGAAGCAATGAAGGACCCTCTTCTCGAGAAGCAACACAAAG GCAAGATGGATGAGATGAAGCGTCGAAAGATAGCTGCTTTCAGCATAGGATCTGTTTGTCTAGGAGTTCTGGTCCTCACGGCTTCAGCTTCTGCCACATGGCTACCTTT CCTACCGCTTTGCATTGGTTGCATTGTTGGTGGTGTGCTCCTTATACCTGGTCTTGTTGTACTCTGCTGCATTGACCAAGATGATGGCAGGCACTCTTTTGGTCATTCTGGAG GATTCATGTGCCCGTTTGTTCCGTTTCTACCTGTCGTGTGCATCCTCATAAATACTTATCTGTTGATAAACCTGGG CGGAGATGCATGGATAAGAGTCGGCATATGGCTGCTGATAGGTGTTCTCGTTTACATTTTCTACGGACGAACCCGCAGCTCGCTAGTCGACGTTGTATATGTCCCTGTGGCCAAGACCGATCTACGCAGGAGTTCATCTGGTTTCATGTCCTAG